One Campylobacter lari DNA segment encodes these proteins:
- a CDS encoding CatA-like O-acetyltransferase — MDLEQYKRKEHFNFYTQNIPCSFEITVKLDISSFCYFIKNNNYEFYPCFIHTISKSINSFDNFKFSLDQNKQLICYDIIHPSYTIFHKDSKTFSVLWTFYKENLNDFLSLYEEDKQLLKSNKSMFLKEPIDNFFNIFTIPWITFKSFSLCLPKKSKISFLDYSKWKDYKRK; from the coding sequence ATTGATTTAGAACAATATAAAAGAAAAGAACATTTTAACTTTTATACTCAAAATATCCCTTGCTCGTTTGAAATTACTGTCAAATTAGATATTAGTTCTTTTTGTTATTTTATTAAAAACAATAATTATGAATTCTATCCTTGTTTTATCCACACTATTAGTAAAAGTATAAATTCTTTTGATAATTTTAAATTTAGTTTAGATCAAAACAAACAACTAATATGTTATGATATTATCCATCCTTCTTATACTATTTTTCATAAGGACTCTAAAACTTTTTCTGTTCTTTGGACTTTCTATAAAGAAAATTTAAATGATTTTTTATCTTTATATGAAGAGGATAAACAATTATTAAAAAGCAATAAAAGTATGTTTTTAAAAGAACCTATAGATAATTTTTTTAATATTTTTACTATTCCTTGGATAACTTTTAAGAGTTTTTCTTTATGCTTGCCAAAAAAGAGCAAAATTTCTTTCCTAGATTATAGCAAGTGGAAAGATTATAAAAGAAAATAA
- the rpsL gene encoding 30S ribosomal protein S12 gives MPTINQLVRKERKKVLEKSKSPALKNCPQRRGVCTRVYTTTPKKPNSALRKVAKVRLTSGFEVISYIGGEGHNLQEHSIVLVRGGRVKDLPGVKYHIVRGALDTAGVAKRTVSRSKYGAKRPKAVAK, from the coding sequence GTGCCAACCATAAATCAATTGGTTAGAAAAGAGCGCAAAAAAGTTTTAGAAAAATCTAAATCACCAGCGCTTAAAAATTGCCCACAAAGAAGGGGAGTTTGTACTAGGGTTTATACAACAACTCCTAAAAAACCAAACTCAGCGTTAAGAAAAGTTGCCAAAGTAAGACTTACAAGTGGCTTTGAAGTTATTAGTTATATCGGTGGTGAAGGTCACAACCTACAAGAACACAGCATTGTTTTAGTGCGTGGTGGTAGGGTAAAAGACTTACCAGGTGTTAAGTATCACATTGTTCGTGGTGCCTTAGATACTGCAGGTGTTGCAAAAAGAACTGTTTCTCGTTCTAAATATGGTGCAAAACGCCCTAAAGCAGTAGCTAAGTAA
- the rpsG gene encoding 30S ribosomal protein S7, with amino-acid sequence MRRRKAPVREVLPDPIYGNKVITKFINSLMYDGKKSTATTIMYGALEAIDKKGGEKKGIEIFNDAIENIKPLLEVKSRRVGGATYQVPVEVRPARQQALAIRWIISFARKRSERTMIEKLAAELLDAANSKGASFKKKEDTYKMAEANKAFAHYRW; translated from the coding sequence ATGAGAAGAAGAAAAGCTCCGGTAAGAGAAGTCTTGCCAGATCCGATTTATGGAAACAAAGTAATCACAAAATTCATTAATTCTTTAATGTATGATGGTAAAAAAAGCACAGCTACTACTATTATGTATGGTGCTTTAGAAGCTATCGATAAAAAAGGTGGAGAAAAAAAAGGTATAGAAATTTTTAATGATGCTATTGAAAATATCAAGCCTTTATTAGAAGTTAAATCTCGTCGTGTTGGTGGTGCTACTTATCAAGTTCCAGTAGAAGTACGCCCAGCTAGACAACAAGCTTTAGCTATAAGATGGATTATTTCTTTTGCTAGAAAAAGAAGTGAAAGAACTATGATTGAAAAATTAGCAGCTGAATTATTAGATGCAGCTAATAGTAAAGGTGCTTCATTCAAGAAGAAAGAAGATACTTACAAAATGGCAGAAGCTAATAAAGCATTTGCTCATTATCGCTGGTAA
- the fusA gene encoding elongation factor G, whose translation MSRSTPLKRVRNIGIAAHIDAGKTTTSERILFFTGMSHKIGEVHDGAATMDWMEQEKERGITITSAATTCFWKNHQINLIDTPGHVDFTIEVERSMRVLDGAVAVFCSVGGVQPQSETVWRQANKYGVPRIVFVNKMDRIGANFFNVEEQIKNRLKGNPVPLQIPIGAEDNFKGVIDLITMKALVWEDENKPTDYVEKEIPTELKEKAEEYRTKMIEAVSETSDELMEKYLGGEELTQEEIKAGIKAGCLSLSMVPMLCGTAFKNKGVQPLLDAVVAYLPAPDEVANIKGEYEDGTEVSVKSTDDGEFAGLAFKIMTDPFVGQLTFVRVYRGSLESGSYAYNSTKDKKERIGRLLKMHSNKREEIKTLYAGEIGAVVGLKDTLTGDTLASEKDKVILERMDFPDPVISVAVEPKTKADQEKMSIALNKLAQEDPSFRVSTDEESGQTIISGMGELHLEIIVDRMLREFKVEAEVGQPQVAYRETIRKTVEQEYKYAKQSGGRGQYGHVFLRLEPLEPGSGYEFVNDIKGGVIPKEYIPAVDKGVQEALQNGVLAGYPVEDVKVTVYDGSYHEVDSSEMAFKLAASMGFKEGARKAGAVILEPMMKVEVETPEEYMGDVIGDLNKRRGQVNSMDERGGNKIITAFCPLAEMFGYSTDLRSQTQGRATYSMEFDHYDEVPKNVSEEIIKKRNG comes from the coding sequence ATGTCAAGAAGTACTCCTTTAAAAAGAGTTAGAAATATAGGTATTGCAGCTCACATTGATGCTGGTAAAACAACTACTAGTGAGAGAATTCTTTTCTTTACAGGTATGAGTCATAAAATTGGTGAGGTGCATGATGGTGCAGCTACAATGGACTGGATGGAGCAAGAAAAAGAAAGAGGTATTACAATTACTTCTGCTGCTACAACTTGTTTTTGGAAAAATCACCAAATTAATCTTATAGACACTCCAGGCCACGTTGACTTTACAATCGAAGTTGAAAGATCAATGCGTGTTTTAGATGGTGCTGTTGCGGTATTTTGTTCAGTAGGTGGAGTTCAACCACAATCAGAAACTGTTTGGAGACAAGCTAATAAATATGGTGTTCCAAGAATTGTTTTTGTAAATAAAATGGACAGAATTGGTGCAAATTTCTTTAATGTTGAAGAGCAAATTAAAAATCGCTTAAAAGGCAACCCAGTTCCACTTCAAATTCCAATTGGCGCTGAAGATAATTTCAAAGGTGTAATTGATCTTATTACCATGAAAGCTTTGGTATGGGAAGATGAAAACAAGCCGACTGATTATGTAGAAAAAGAAATTCCAACTGAGCTTAAAGAAAAAGCTGAAGAATATCGTACAAAAATGATAGAAGCGGTTTCTGAAACAAGCGATGAGTTAATGGAAAAATATCTAGGCGGTGAAGAACTTACTCAAGAAGAAATCAAAGCAGGTATTAAAGCAGGATGTTTAAGTCTTTCTATGGTTCCTATGCTTTGTGGTACAGCTTTTAAAAATAAAGGTGTTCAACCATTGCTTGATGCTGTTGTTGCTTATTTACCAGCTCCTGATGAAGTTGCTAATATCAAAGGTGAATATGAAGATGGTACAGAAGTTTCTGTAAAATCAACTGATGATGGTGAATTTGCAGGTCTTGCATTTAAAATTATGACCGACCCTTTTGTTGGACAATTAACTTTCGTTCGTGTATATAGAGGAAGTTTAGAAAGCGGTTCTTATGCATACAACTCAACAAAAGATAAAAAAGAAAGAATTGGCCGTCTTTTGAAAATGCACTCTAATAAAAGAGAAGAGATTAAAACTTTATACGCAGGAGAAATCGGAGCGGTTGTTGGTCTTAAAGATACACTAACCGGTGATACTTTAGCAAGTGAAAAAGATAAAGTTATTTTAGAGAGAATGGATTTCCCAGATCCTGTTATTTCAGTTGCTGTTGAGCCTAAAACAAAAGCAGATCAAGAAAAAATGTCTATTGCTTTAAATAAATTAGCTCAAGAAGATCCAAGCTTTAGAGTTTCTACAGATGAAGAAAGCGGTCAAACTATCATCTCAGGTATGGGTGAACTTCACTTAGAAATTATCGTTGATAGAATGCTTCGTGAGTTTAAAGTTGAAGCAGAAGTTGGTCAACCTCAAGTTGCTTACCGTGAAACTATTAGAAAAACAGTTGAGCAAGAATACAAATACGCTAAACAATCAGGTGGTCGTGGTCAGTATGGTCATGTATTCTTAAGACTTGAGCCACTTGAGCCAGGTAGTGGTTATGAGTTTGTAAATGATATCAAAGGTGGCGTAATTCCAAAAGAATATATTCCAGCAGTTGATAAAGGTGTTCAAGAAGCATTGCAAAACGGTGTTTTAGCAGGATATCCTGTTGAAGATGTTAAAGTAACTGTTTATGACGGAAGTTACCACGAAGTGGATTCTTCTGAAATGGCATTTAAACTTGCAGCTTCTATGGGCTTTAAAGAAGGTGCTAGAAAAGCAGGTGCGGTAATCTTAGAACCTATGATGAAAGTTGAAGTTGAAACTCCAGAAGAATACATGGGTGATGTTATTGGTGATTTAAATAAACGCCGTGGTCAAGTAAATTCAATGGATGAAAGAGGTGGTAATAAAATTATTACAGCATTTTGTCCTTTGGCTGAAATGTTTGGTTATTCAACTGATCTTAGAAGTCAAACTCAAGGTCGTGCTACTTACTCTATGGAATTTGATCACTATGATGAAGTTCCAAAAAATGTTTCTGAAGAAATTATCAAGAAAAGAAACGGCTAA
- a CDS encoding hemolysin family protein, which yields MDPSQSLDLNQTLPAVASIDVGYSTFMILVALALVLLNGFFVLSEFAIVKVRRSKLEEMVKEKKRNAKKALEVTSKLDTYLSACQLGITLSSLALGWIGEPAIAKILEVPLANLGLAPALIHTIAFIIAFAIITLLHVVLGELVPKSVAIAIADRAVLWIARPLHLFWLLFLPFIKTFDFLAAISLKVIGIKPAKEHELSHSEEEIKFIASESQKGGILDEFETEIIRNAVDFSDTVAKEIMTPRKDMICLNKQKSYEENMQIVCQYKHTRFPYIDGSKDIILGMVHIRDIMQNELSKDKKNLDDFLIKMILVPENISISKVLFMMNKEQVHTALVVDEYGGTAGLLTMEDIMEEIVGDINDEHDDSSPHFKKLAENIYEFQGRYEISEVEEMLDIRFNEELEQVTIGGYVFNLLGRLPVVGDRIEDEFCYYEVKKMDGNSIERIKVVRKNTDEEE from the coding sequence TTGGACCCCAGTCAATCTTTAGACTTAAATCAAACATTACCCGCTGTTGCCTCAATTGATGTAGGCTATTCTACTTTTATGATTCTTGTTGCATTAGCTTTAGTGCTTTTAAATGGATTTTTTGTTTTATCTGAATTTGCTATTGTTAAAGTACGTAGATCAAAACTTGAAGAAATGGTAAAAGAAAAAAAACGTAATGCAAAAAAAGCTTTAGAGGTAACTTCAAAACTAGATACTTATTTAAGTGCTTGCCAACTTGGTATTACGCTAAGCTCTCTTGCTCTTGGTTGGATAGGTGAACCTGCTATTGCTAAAATTCTTGAAGTTCCTTTGGCAAATTTAGGCTTAGCTCCGGCATTAATTCACACCATAGCATTTATTATTGCTTTTGCTATTATCACATTATTGCATGTTGTATTAGGTGAGTTAGTTCCAAAAAGTGTTGCTATCGCTATTGCAGATAGAGCTGTTTTATGGATTGCAAGACCATTGCATTTATTTTGGTTGCTTTTCTTACCTTTTATCAAAACATTTGACTTTTTAGCTGCAATTTCTTTAAAAGTTATAGGTATTAAACCTGCTAAAGAACATGAATTAAGCCACTCTGAAGAAGAGATTAAATTTATTGCAAGTGAAAGCCAAAAAGGTGGAATACTGGATGAGTTTGAAACTGAAATCATACGCAATGCTGTTGATTTTTCAGATACAGTAGCAAAAGAAATCATGACACCTAGAAAAGATATGATATGTCTTAACAAACAAAAAAGCTATGAAGAAAATATGCAAATAGTTTGTCAATACAAACATACACGCTTTCCATATATAGATGGTTCTAAAGATATCATTTTGGGTATGGTACACATTAGAGACATCATGCAAAATGAACTTAGCAAAGATAAGAAAAATTTAGATGATTTTTTAATCAAAATGATCTTAGTTCCAGAAAATATCAGCATATCCAAAGTTCTTTTCATGATGAATAAAGAACAAGTACACACAGCATTAGTAGTAGATGAATATGGTGGTACAGCCGGTCTTTTAACCATGGAAGATATTATGGAGGAAATCGTTGGAGATATTAACGATGAACATGATGATTCTAGTCCACATTTTAAAAAACTTGCAGAAAACATTTATGAATTTCAAGGAAGATATGAAATTAGTGAAGTAGAAGAAATGCTTGATATACGCTTTAATGAAGAACTAGAACAAGTCACTATAGGTGGATATGTTTTCAATCTCTTAGGACGCTTACCGGTGGTTGGAGATAGAATAGAAGATGAATTCTGCTACTATGAAGTCAAAAAGATGGATGGCAATAGTATAGAACGTATTAAAGTTGTACGCAAAAATACTGATGAAGAAGAGTGA
- a CDS encoding putative transporter: MFKSFFYSKKWALWAYLGLFFLLASLLAQTSINVAINEWYKEFYDVLQDAKNHSIDDFYHFIKQFLYLALPYVLIATITQYFGSIYAFKWREAMTFDYIKFWQKKDDNIEGSSQRIQEDIYNFSKIIESLGLAFVKAIMTLIAFVPILWMLSAHVNLPILKDINGSLVWIAFLVSLGGLVISWFVGIKLPGLEYNNQKAEAAFRKELVFAEDDRKNYASDESILSLFTGLKINYKRLFLHYGYFNIWLYLFEQIMVIVPFLIMAPSLFLGLIQLGIIIQVGNAFDQVRSSFSIFITNWTTITQLRSIYKRLDEFEKNIEYRKH, encoded by the coding sequence ATGTTTAAATCTTTTTTTTATTCAAAAAAATGGGCATTGTGGGCTTATTTGGGTTTGTTTTTTTTGCTAGCTTCTTTACTCGCTCAAACTTCCATTAATGTTGCAATAAATGAATGGTATAAAGAATTTTATGATGTTTTACAAGATGCAAAAAATCACAGCATAGATGACTTTTATCATTTTATTAAGCAATTTTTATATTTAGCATTGCCTTATGTATTAATCGCTACTATCACACAATATTTTGGAAGTATTTATGCCTTTAAATGGCGTGAGGCTATGACTTTTGATTATATTAAATTTTGGCAAAAAAAAGATGACAATATAGAAGGTAGCTCACAAAGAATTCAAGAAGATATTTATAATTTTTCAAAAATCATAGAAAGCTTAGGATTGGCTTTTGTTAAGGCAATTATGACTTTAATTGCTTTTGTGCCAATTTTGTGGATGTTAAGCGCGCATGTTAATTTACCTATCTTAAAAGACATTAATGGCTCTTTAGTATGGATTGCATTTTTGGTTTCTTTAGGAGGTCTTGTTATATCATGGTTTGTTGGCATTAAATTACCCGGACTTGAATATAACAATCAAAAAGCTGAAGCTGCTTTTAGAAAAGAACTTGTTTTTGCTGAAGATGATAGAAAAAATTATGCGAGCGATGAAAGTATTTTAAGTTTATTTACCGGACTTAAAATCAATTATAAAAGATTATTTTTGCATTATGGATATTTTAATATATGGCTTTATCTATTTGAGCAAATCATGGTTATAGTGCCTTTTTTAATCATGGCTCCAAGCTTGTTTTTAGGACTTATACAACTTGGAATTATCATACAAGTTGGCAATGCTTTTGATCAAGTTAGATCTTCATTTAGTATTTTCATCACCAACTGGACAACTATCACGCAATTGCGCAGCATTTATAAACGTTTAGATGAATTTGAAAAAAATATTGAATACAGAAAACATTAA